Proteins from a single region of Flavobacterium sp. K5-23:
- the ltrA gene encoding group II intron reverse transcriptase/maturase — MIAQVTHPYNLQKALRQVVVNKGSAGVDGLKTTQLTDYFREHKSALLEDIKNDRYLPQPILGVEIPKGGGKFRLLGIPTVVDRLLQQAVSQAMMPRFEKDFSVNSFGFRPNKNARQAVGKALGNIHEGYNYIVDIDLKNFFDEVDHCLLLNLIYQKVKCPTTLRLIRKWLRVPILIKGKLVKRRKGVPQGSPISPLLSNILLHELDKELTRKGVKFVRYADDFSIYTKSKTQAKTVGNAIFLFLRDKLKLTINQEKSGIRKPIQFTILGFSFASTYQKGVKGRYQLTVGKKAWAKLKQSLKEATRKTAPRSFEERIRKINEIQRGWLNYFRGTSIQGKLRDIDGWLRNRLRYCIWTDWKKPERKRKNLMRLGVDKDHAYAWSRTRKGGWRIAQSPILTSTITLLRLKKKGYRSMLETHIELNPSLCEPPYT, encoded by the coding sequence ATGATTGCACAAGTAACACATCCTTACAATCTCCAAAAGGCGCTACGTCAAGTAGTAGTCAACAAAGGTAGTGCTGGCGTTGATGGTTTAAAAACCACTCAGCTGACGGATTATTTCCGTGAACATAAATCTGCATTACTGGAAGATATTAAGAATGACCGTTATCTACCGCAACCCATCCTTGGGGTGGAGATTCCCAAAGGAGGCGGAAAGTTCCGACTCTTGGGAATCCCAACAGTAGTCGACAGACTACTTCAACAAGCCGTATCACAAGCGATGATGCCAAGATTCGAAAAGGATTTTAGTGTGAATAGTTTCGGATTTCGACCCAATAAAAATGCCCGCCAAGCGGTAGGCAAAGCCTTGGGAAACATTCACGAAGGCTACAATTATATTGTAGATATTGACCTAAAGAACTTCTTTGACGAAGTCGATCATTGCTTGTTGCTGAACCTAATTTACCAAAAGGTAAAATGCCCAACGACTTTACGGTTAATCCGCAAATGGTTGCGAGTGCCTATACTCATCAAAGGAAAACTAGTCAAACGTAGAAAAGGAGTTCCGCAAGGGAGTCCAATTAGTCCGCTTTTGTCAAATATCCTACTCCACGAATTGGACAAGGAATTGACAAGAAAAGGAGTGAAGTTTGTTCGTTATGCCGATGATTTTAGCATTTACACCAAATCGAAAACCCAAGCCAAAACGGTTGGTAATGCTATCTTTCTGTTTTTGAGAGACAAGCTAAAACTGACTATTAATCAAGAAAAGAGTGGGATTAGAAAACCGATTCAGTTCACGATATTGGGCTTTTCGTTTGCATCGACCTATCAAAAAGGCGTAAAAGGCAGGTATCAATTAACGGTAGGAAAGAAAGCTTGGGCAAAACTCAAGCAAAGTTTAAAGGAAGCGACCCGCAAAACTGCACCTAGAAGTTTCGAGGAACGTATCCGAAAAATCAATGAAATTCAACGAGGATGGTTAAACTATTTTCGGGGAACGAGTATTCAAGGAAAGCTACGAGATATTGATGGTTGGTTGCGCAATCGTCTGCGCTATTGCATTTGGACGGATTGGAAGAAACCCGAACGCAAAAGGAAAAACCTGATGCGACTAGGAGTTGATAAAGACCACGCCTATGCTTGGAGCAGGACAAGAAAAGGAGGCTGGCGTATTGCTCAAAGTCCGATTCTAACTTCTACAATTACCCTACTACGGCTTAAGAAGAAAGGCTATCGGTCTATGTTGGAAACACACATTGAACTCAACCCATCACTTTGCGAACCGCCGTATACGTGA